CGTGGTGCTGCTCGACCTGATGCTGCCCGGCCGCGACGGCATCGACGTGTGCCGGGAGATCCGGGCCGAGTCCGGCGTCCCCATCGTCATGCTCACCGCCAAGGGCGACACCGTCGACGTCGTGCTGGGCCTCGAGTCGGGCGCCGACGACTACATCGTCAAGCCGTTCAAGCCCAAGGAGCTCGTCGCCCGGATCCGGGCCCGCGTACGCCGCTTCGACTCCCCGGCAGCGGAGGTGCTGGGCGTCGGTGACCTCAAGATCGACGTGGCGGGTCACACCGTGACCCGCGAGGGCACCCCGGTGAACCTGACGCCGCTGGAGTTCGACCTGCTGGTGTGCCTGGCCCGCAAGCCCGGCCAGGTGTTCACCCGCGAGGTCCTCCTCGAGCAGGTGTGGGGCTACCGCCACGCCGCCGACACCAGGCTGGTCAACGTGCACGTCCAGCGGCTCCGTTCCAAGGTCGAGCACGACCCCGAGAACCCGGAGATCGTCGTGACCGTCCGGGGTGTGGGCTACAAGGCCGGCACGTCCTGAGGCGGGGGTCCGTGGCGCTCGACAGCTGGGGTCGGCAGCGGGCAGCCGCGGCGCTGACCCGCGCCCTCACGGTGTGGCGCCGCTCGATCCAGGTCCGGGTCGTGGCGAGCACCGTGGTGCTGTCGGCGGTGGTGATCGGGGCGGTCTTCTGGTTCCTCCTGCAGCAGACGCGCGACGGGCTGCTCGAGCAGTCCGAGCGCGCGGCCGTCACGGAGGCAACCCGGGTGACCGAGGAGGCCCGGCAGCGGCTGCGTGCCGTACCGCCGACCGAGACCGACGCCCCCCAGCAGCTGGCGGACCTCGTGGAGCCGATCATCGCCCTCGGCGAGACCCGGGAGTTCGCGGTCGTGCTGAGCGGACCCGCGGGGGAGTCGCGGATCGCCGACAGCGCCCAGTACACCCCGCGCCTGGACACCTCGAGCGTGCCCGACTCCCTGGAGTCCCACTTCCAGGGCCTCGCCGGAACCGCGTTCACCTACACCGAGATCCGGCGCTCCACCGAGGACGGATCACTCGACCGCGAGCCCGGGATCGTCGTGGGGTCGCAGGTGCGGCTCCCGGCCGACTCGCGCACCTACACGCTCTACTACCTCTTCCCGTTGACCGAGGAGGGTCGCACCCTCGGCCTGCTGGGGCGAGCCATGCTGACCGCAGCCGGTCTGCTGCTGCTCCTGGTGGCAGCCCTGACCTGGCTGGTGACGCGCCAGGTGGTGACGCCGGTGCGGATGGCCCGCCGGGTGGCGGAGCGGCTGGCCGCGGGGCAGCTGCAGGAGCGGCTGAAGGTGTCCGGTGAGGACGACCTGGCGCGGCTGGCGACCTCCTTCAACCAGATGGCGTCCAACCTGCAGCGCCAGATCCGGCAGCTGGAGGAGCTGTCCCGGATGCAGCGGCGCTTCGTGGCCGACGTCTCCCACGAGCTGCGCACACCGCTGA
The genomic region above belongs to Nocardioides coralli and contains:
- the mtrA gene encoding MtrAB system response regulator MtrA, yielding MSQAADLATRGRVLVVDDDAPLSEMLSIVLRQEGFESLVCARGDQAMADFRSFRPDVVLLDLMLPGRDGIDVCREIRAESGVPIVMLTAKGDTVDVVLGLESGADDYIVKPFKPKELVARIRARVRRFDSPAAEVLGVGDLKIDVAGHTVTREGTPVNLTPLEFDLLVCLARKPGQVFTREVLLEQVWGYRHAADTRLVNVHVQRLRSKVEHDPENPEIVVTVRGVGYKAGTS
- the mtrB gene encoding MtrAB system histidine kinase MtrB, which translates into the protein MALDSWGRQRAAAALTRALTVWRRSIQVRVVASTVVLSAVVIGAVFWFLLQQTRDGLLEQSERAAVTEATRVTEEARQRLRAVPPTETDAPQQLADLVEPIIALGETREFAVVLSGPAGESRIADSAQYTPRLDTSSVPDSLESHFQGLAGTAFTYTEIRRSTEDGSLDREPGIVVGSQVRLPADSRTYTLYYLFPLTEEGRTLGLLGRAMLTAAGLLLLLVAALTWLVTRQVVTPVRMARRVAERLAAGQLQERLKVSGEDDLARLATSFNQMASNLQRQIRQLEELSRMQRRFVADVSHELRTPLTTVRMAGDVLHDAREDFDPVTARAAELLQTELDRFERLLVDLLEISRFDAGAAGLDLDDVNLVDVARRMADATLVLAQQHGIQVLVDAPDRPCLAEADVRRVERIVRNLVTNAIDHADSRDILIRVAGDEHAAAIAVRDHGVGLAAGESALVFNRFWRADPARARTSGGTGLGLSISLEDTHLHGGWLQAWGRPGEGSQFRLTLPRRSGTVLRHSPLPLVPDDVREPTG